One region of Faecalibacter bovis genomic DNA includes:
- a CDS encoding acyl-CoA dehydrogenase family protein: MDYLENENLKLIAQSAREFAEQYIRPNIMEWDEAQTFPVECFKELGKMGFMGIVVPEEYGGSGLSYDEYVTIVDEISQVDPSIGLSVAAHNSLCTNHILTFGNEEQKQRWLPKLATAEWIGAWGLTEHNTGSDAGGMSTTAVKDGDEWVINGAKNFITHAISGDIAVVMTRTGEKGAKNNATAFVIEKGTPGFTSGKKENKLGMRASETAELIFDNVRVSDANRLGEVGEGFKQALKILDGGRISIAALSLGIAKGAYKAALKYAQERHQFGQAIANFQAVNFKLAEMATEIEASELLIRKASYLKNNHLPMATEGAMAKYYASEVCVKVANDAVQVFGGYGYTKDFPVEKFYRDSKLCTIGEGTTEIQKLVIGRNILKD; this comes from the coding sequence ATGGATTATTTAGAAAACGAAAATTTAAAATTAATAGCACAATCTGCAAGAGAATTTGCAGAACAATACATTCGTCCAAATATTATGGAGTGGGACGAAGCTCAAACTTTTCCAGTTGAATGCTTTAAAGAATTAGGTAAAATGGGATTCATGGGAATCGTTGTACCTGAGGAATATGGAGGAAGTGGATTATCTTATGATGAATATGTTACTATTGTAGATGAAATTTCTCAAGTAGATCCATCTATTGGTCTTTCTGTTGCAGCGCATAATTCATTATGTACAAATCATATTTTGACTTTCGGAAACGAAGAACAAAAACAAAGATGGTTACCAAAATTAGCAACTGCTGAATGGATTGGAGCTTGGGGATTAACTGAGCATAATACAGGATCAGATGCAGGAGGTATGTCTACAACTGCTGTAAAAGATGGGGACGAATGGGTAATTAATGGTGCAAAAAACTTTATTACACACGCAATTTCAGGAGATATTGCTGTTGTTATGACTCGTACAGGAGAGAAAGGTGCAAAAAATAATGCAACTGCTTTTGTAATTGAGAAAGGTACGCCAGGTTTTACTTCAGGTAAAAAAGAAAATAAATTAGGAATGCGTGCTTCAGAAACAGCAGAGTTAATCTTTGATAATGTTCGTGTTTCTGATGCAAATCGTTTAGGTGAAGTAGGAGAAGGGTTTAAACAAGCGCTTAAAATCTTAGACGGAGGACGTATTTCAATTGCGGCATTATCATTAGGTATCGCTAAAGGTGCATATAAAGCAGCATTAAAGTATGCGCAAGAGCGTCACCAATTTGGTCAAGCAATTGCGAATTTCCAAGCTGTTAACTTCAAATTAGCTGAAATGGCTACAGAAATTGAAGCATCTGAATTATTAATCAGAAAAGCATCTTACCTTAAAAATAATCATTTACCAATGGCAACAGAAGGTGCTATGGCGAAATATTACGCATCAGAAGTGTGTGTTAAAGTAGCGAATGATGCTGTACAAGTATTTGGAGGATACGGATATACAAAAGATTTCCCAGTAGAGAAATTCTACCGTGATTCTAAGTTATGTACAATTGGTGAGGGAACTACTGAAATCCAAAAATTAGTAATTGGACGAAATATTTTAAAAGATTAA
- the rpsU gene encoding 30S ribosomal protein S21 — protein sequence MLIIPVKDGESIERALKKYKRKFDKTGVVRQLRARQQFTKPSVTNRIKMSRAIYKQSLLANEEA from the coding sequence ATGTTGATTATACCAGTAAAAGACGGAGAGTCAATTGAAAGAGCTCTTAAAAAATACAAAAGAAAATTTGATAAAACAGGTGTTGTACGTCAATTAAGAGCACGTCAGCAATTTACAAAGCCTTCTGTTACAAATAGAATTAAGATGAGTAGAGCTATCTACAAACAATCTTTATTAGCTAACGAAGAAGCTTAA
- a CDS encoding tyrosine-type recombinase/integrase, with product MVYTQRFLDYLALEKNYSSLTITSYQKDLQDFTTFYAQEEQSEQIHLAKKTHIRSFVMYLSQLDKSEKTINRKLSTLRSFYKYLIKEKVLIINPIEQVHSMKRKKEVVVPFTEQEIGTLLDTEEYFTKDFDGVRDRLMIDLLYQTGIRRAELINLKESDIDPIQLSIKVLGKRNKERLVPISKYLLQEIEIFKQEKIKFNLTSTPYLFVTLKDKPLYDTLVYSKVKYYLSLISVKHKKSPHMLRHSFATHMLDSGADLNAVKDLLGHSSLSSTQVYTHGSIENLKKVFNQAHPREQKKE from the coding sequence ATGGTTTATACTCAACGATTCTTAGATTACTTAGCGCTCGAAAAGAACTATTCTTCTCTTACAATAACGAGCTATCAAAAAGATTTACAGGATTTTACTACATTTTATGCGCAAGAAGAGCAAAGTGAACAAATTCATCTTGCGAAAAAAACGCATATACGATCATTTGTAATGTATTTATCTCAGTTGGATAAATCTGAAAAAACAATCAATAGAAAACTTAGCACACTTCGCAGTTTTTATAAATATTTAATTAAAGAAAAAGTATTAATTATCAATCCGATAGAGCAAGTGCATTCGATGAAGCGTAAAAAGGAAGTTGTTGTTCCTTTTACTGAGCAAGAAATAGGTACTTTGTTGGATACAGAAGAATATTTTACAAAAGATTTTGATGGAGTTCGTGATCGTTTAATGATAGATTTATTATATCAAACAGGAATTCGACGCGCAGAATTAATTAATTTGAAAGAGTCAGATATAGATCCAATTCAATTATCTATCAAAGTCTTAGGTAAGAGGAATAAAGAGCGTTTAGTTCCTATATCTAAATACTTATTACAAGAGATTGAAATCTTCAAACAAGAAAAAATAAAGTTTAATTTAACTTCTACACCCTATTTATTTGTTACATTAAAGGATAAACCATTGTACGACACTCTTGTTTATTCCAAAGTAAAATACTATCTTAGTTTAATAAGTGTAAAACATAAAAAAAGTCCTCATATGTTGAGGCACTCTTTTGCAACTCATATGTTAGATTCCGGTGCGGATCTGAATGCTGTAAAAGATTTATTAGGGCATTCAAGTTTGTCGTCGACTCAGGTTTATACACATGGGAGCATAGAGAATCTTAAAAAAGTGTTTAATCAAGCTCATCCACGTGAGCAAAAAAAAGAGTAA
- the hpf gene encoding ribosome hibernation-promoting factor, HPF/YfiA family, with product MTINVQAVGFDFKPGLEEYLGKKLSKLETLSDKIISAHVTMKVENTSDKNDKCVDIILEVPGDDIVVKKCGQSFEECIDLSVDTLKKLIVRKKEKVSDR from the coding sequence ATGACAATTAATGTACAAGCAGTAGGCTTCGATTTTAAACCAGGTTTAGAAGAGTATTTAGGAAAGAAATTATCAAAGTTAGAAACCTTATCAGATAAGATTATTTCTGCACATGTAACCATGAAAGTGGAGAACACATCAGATAAAAATGATAAATGTGTTGATATTATTTTAGAAGTACCAGGTGATGATATTGTCGTGAAGAAATGTGGTCAATCATTTGAGGAATGTATTGATTTATCGGTAGATACATTAAAAAAGCTAATTGTTCGTAAAAAAGAAAAGGTTAGCGATAGATAA
- the tuf gene encoding elongation factor Tu, whose product MAKETFNRNKPHLNIGTIGHVDHGKTTLTAAITKVLADAGYSEAKAFDQIDNAPEEKERGITINTSHVEYETANRHYAHVDCPGHADYVKNMVTGAAQMDGGILVVAATDGPMPQTREHILLCRQVNVPRIVVFLNKVDMVDDAELLELVDMEVRDLLSSYEYDGDNTPVIQGSALGALNGEPQWVETVLNLMNSVDEWIEEPVRDSDKPFLMPIEDVFSITGRGTVATGRIEAGVINTGDGVDIVGMGEEKLTSTVTGVEMFRKILDRGEAGDNVGILLRGIDKESIRRGMVIAKAGSVTPHKKFKAEVYILTKEEGGRHTPFHNRYRPQFYVRTTDVTGEISLPEGVEMVLPGDNLTITVELLQPIALNEGLRFAIREGGRTVGAGQVTEILD is encoded by the coding sequence ATGGCAAAGGAAACTTTCAACCGTAATAAGCCGCACTTAAATATTGGTACTATTGGTCACGTTGACCACGGTAAAACAACTTTGACTGCAGCGATTACTAAAGTATTAGCTGATGCTGGTTATTCAGAAGCAAAAGCTTTCGATCAAATCGATAATGCTCCAGAGGAGAAAGAGCGTGGTATTACAATTAACACGTCTCACGTAGAATATGAAACTGCTAACCGTCACTACGCTCACGTTGACTGTCCAGGTCACGCGGATTACGTAAAGAACATGGTTACAGGAGCTGCTCAAATGGATGGTGGTATCTTAGTAGTTGCTGCTACTGATGGTCCAATGCCTCAAACTCGTGAGCACATCTTATTATGTCGCCAGGTAAACGTTCCTCGTATCGTTGTTTTCTTAAACAAAGTTGATATGGTTGACGATGCTGAGTTATTAGAGTTAGTTGATATGGAAGTAAGAGATTTATTATCTTCTTACGAGTATGACGGAGATAACACTCCAGTTATCCAAGGATCTGCTTTAGGAGCTTTAAACGGTGAGCCTCAGTGGGTTGAAACTGTATTAAACTTAATGAACTCTGTTGATGAGTGGATTGAAGAGCCAGTTCGTGACTCTGACAAACCATTCTTAATGCCAATCGAAGATGTATTCTCAATTACAGGTCGTGGTACTGTTGCTACAGGACGTATCGAAGCTGGGGTTATTAATACAGGTGATGGTGTTGATATCGTAGGTATGGGAGAAGAAAAATTAACTTCTACTGTAACTGGGGTTGAGATGTTCCGTAAAATCTTAGATCGTGGTGAAGCTGGTGATAACGTTGGTATCTTATTAAGAGGTATTGATAAAGAATCTATCCGTCGTGGTATGGTTATCGCTAAAGCTGGATCTGTAACTCCACACAAAAAATTCAAAGCTGAGGTTTATATCTTAACTAAAGAAGAAGGTGGTCGTCACACTCCATTCCACAACCGTTACCGTCCACAGTTCTACGTACGTACAACTGACGTAACAGGAGAAATCTCTTTACCAGAAGGTGTTGAGATGGTATTACCAGGAGATAACTTAACTATTACAGTTGAATTATTACAACCAATCGCATTAAACGAAGGTTTACGTTTCGCAATCCGTGAAGGTGGACGTACAGTTGGTGCTGGTCAGGTAACTGAAATCTTAGACTAA
- the secE gene encoding preprotein translocase subunit SecE codes for MKIVNYIKESYVEFKDNVTWPTFSKLQQDTLIVAIATVLLAIFLYAVDTSFAKLLDVVYSAF; via the coding sequence ATGAAAATCGTAAATTACATTAAAGAATCTTATGTGGAGTTTAAAGACAATGTAACATGGCCAACATTCTCTAAACTACAACAAGATACATTAATTGTTGCAATAGCTACAGTTTTGTTAGCTATATTTTTGTATGCGGTAGATACATCTTTTGCTAAGCTATTAGATGTTGTTTATAGCGCATTTTAA
- the nusG gene encoding transcription termination/antitermination protein NusG, which produces MSDKKWYVIKTVAGQELKVKDYIEREIQYQNLNDYIGQIVVPMEKVIQTRNGKKYQKEKVHFPGYVMIEAALQGEVPHVIKNIAGVISFLSATKGGDPVPMRQSEVNRMLGIADELAVNVDNSYMAQYIIGETVKVIDGAFNGFNGTVEKIIEDKRKLEVMVLIFGRKTPLELNFNQVEKIV; this is translated from the coding sequence ATGAGTGATAAAAAATGGTATGTAATCAAAACTGTAGCTGGTCAAGAGCTTAAGGTTAAAGATTATATTGAAAGAGAAATTCAATACCAAAATTTGAATGATTATATAGGACAAATTGTAGTTCCTATGGAAAAAGTGATTCAAACTAGAAACGGTAAAAAATATCAAAAGGAGAAAGTACACTTTCCTGGTTATGTAATGATAGAAGCAGCTCTTCAAGGAGAGGTGCCTCACGTGATTAAAAACATAGCAGGTGTTATTAGTTTCTTAAGTGCAACTAAAGGTGGTGATCCTGTTCCAATGAGACAATCAGAGGTGAACCGTATGTTAGGTATTGCTGATGAATTAGCTGTAAACGTGGATAACTCTTACATGGCACAGTATATCATTGGTGAAACCGTTAAGGTAATTGATGGTGCTTTCAATGGATTCAACGGAACTGTTGAGAAAATTATTGAAGATAAACGCAAATTAGAGGTTATGGTTTTAATCTTCGGACGAAAAACACCTTTAGAGTTAAACTTCAACCAAGTTGAGAAGATTGTTTAA
- the rplK gene encoding 50S ribosomal protein L11 encodes MAKKIEKVVKLQVKGGQANPSPPVGPALGAAGVNIMEFCKQFNGRTQDKQGAVLPVVITVYQDKSFDFVIKTPPAAVQLMDAANLKKASGVPNRQKVGTVTWDQVKTIAEDKLADMNCFTVESAMKMIAGTARSMGITVKGGQAPE; translated from the coding sequence ATGGCAAAAAAAATTGAAAAAGTTGTAAAACTTCAAGTTAAAGGAGGACAAGCAAATCCTTCACCTCCAGTAGGTCCTGCATTAGGTGCTGCTGGTGTTAACATTATGGAGTTTTGTAAACAATTTAACGGACGTACACAAGACAAACAAGGAGCAGTTTTACCTGTTGTTATTACTGTGTATCAAGATAAATCATTTGATTTCGTAATTAAAACTCCTCCAGCTGCAGTGCAGTTAATGGATGCTGCGAATTTAAAGAAAGCTTCTGGTGTTCCAAACCGTCAAAAAGTTGGTACTGTTACTTGGGATCAAGTAAAAACTATTGCTGAGGACAAGTTAGCAGATATGAACTGTTTTACTGTTGAGTCTGCAATGAAAATGATTGCTGGAACTGCACGTTCTATGGGTATAACTGTAAAAGGTGGTCAAGCTCCAGAATAA
- the rplA gene encoding 50S ribosomal protein L1 — protein sequence MAKLTRRQKEAQAKVEKNKLYSIEDASSLVKEVNYAKFDASVDIAVRLGVDPKKANQMVRGVVSLPHGTGKDVKVLALVTPDKEAEAKAAGADYVGLDEYLQKIKEGWTDVDVIVTMPAVMGKLGPLGRVLGPRGLMPNPKSGTVTLEVGKAVAEVKAGKIDFKVDRYGIIHAGIGKVSFDADKIKENANELVQTLIKLKPTAAKGTYVKSITLSTTQSVGVPVDPKSVNA from the coding sequence ATGGCAAAGTTGACAAGAAGACAAAAGGAAGCACAAGCTAAAGTAGAAAAAAACAAATTATACTCAATTGAAGATGCATCTTCATTAGTAAAAGAAGTTAACTACGCAAAGTTTGATGCATCAGTAGATATCGCTGTTCGTTTAGGAGTAGATCCTAAGAAAGCAAACCAAATGGTTCGTGGTGTAGTTTCATTACCTCACGGAACTGGTAAAGATGTTAAAGTTTTAGCATTAGTTACTCCAGATAAAGAAGCAGAAGCTAAAGCTGCAGGTGCTGATTATGTTGGATTAGACGAATATTTACAAAAAATTAAAGAAGGTTGGACAGATGTTGACGTTATCGTTACAATGCCAGCTGTTATGGGTAAATTAGGACCATTAGGACGTGTTTTAGGACCTCGTGGTTTAATGCCAAACCCAAAATCAGGTACCGTTACTTTAGAAGTAGGTAAAGCTGTCGCTGAAGTAAAAGCAGGTAAGATTGATTTCAAAGTAGACCGTTACGGAATTATCCACGCAGGTATTGGTAAAGTATCTTTCGATGCTGATAAAATTAAAGAAAATGCGAACGAATTAGTTCAAACTTTAATTAAATTAAAACCAACTGCTGCAAAAGGTACTTACGTAAAAAGCATTACGCTTTCTACAACTCAATCAGTAGGTGTTCCAGTTGATCCAAAAAGTGTAAACGCTTAA
- the rplJ gene encoding 50S ribosomal protein L10 yields the protein MAMTKQDKASMIEELQGVLNSSKIIYLADIEGLNAVNSTELRRACFKSNVSLRVVKNTLLKKAMENIEDKNFEELYGSLKGNTALMTAEVGNAPAKVIDTFRKKAEKPLLKGAWIEDNVYVGDDKLPQLVALKSREELIADIIMLLQSPIKTVVSQLENKENASTAEATEEATAE from the coding sequence ATGGCAATGACAAAACAAGATAAAGCATCAATGATTGAAGAATTACAAGGTGTATTAAATTCTTCTAAAATCATTTATTTAGCAGATATCGAAGGTTTAAACGCTGTTAATTCTACTGAATTAAGAAGAGCTTGCTTTAAAAGCAATGTTTCTTTACGCGTTGTAAAAAACACTTTATTAAAGAAAGCTATGGAGAACATCGAAGACAAAAACTTCGAAGAACTTTATGGATCTTTAAAAGGTAACACTGCATTAATGACTGCTGAAGTAGGAAACGCTCCTGCTAAAGTAATCGATACTTTCAGAAAAAAAGCTGAAAAACCATTATTAAAAGGTGCATGGATTGAAGATAATGTATATGTAGGTGATGATAAATTACCTCAATTAGTAGCATTGAAATCTCGTGAAGAATTAATCGCAGATATCATCATGTTACTTCAGTCTCCAATCAAGACAGTTGTTTCTCAATTAGAGAACAAAGAAAATGCATCAACTGCTGAAGCTACTGAAGAAGCTACAGCTGAATAA